From a region of the Brachionichthys hirsutus isolate HB-005 chromosome 9, CSIRO-AGI_Bhir_v1, whole genome shotgun sequence genome:
- the ghrhrl gene encoding growth hormone releasing hormone receptor, like gives MSCLHLRGIFLSLCLPSAALSSLHPECELIFQLEEEERGCLQYIAEQRNGSTEGCLPFWDAVVCWPHGDFGETVQRACPAVFSLFKNNTGSVSRNCTNGGWSRLSLPYHIACSVDDDIPETERSYLATVKVIYTIGYSLSLAVLAVAVLILLLFRRLHCARNFIHVQLFTSFILKAVAVFIKDTTLFSSDNTDHCTLSTSACKASVVFCHYCVMANFFWLLVEALYLNSLLRSSFYHSQRCLWGYRLLGWGVPVVFIILWIGSRVYFEDTECWDINEDSPYWWIIKGPIVVSIAANFLLFVNIIRILIQKLNPRLIQFNNNSSQYRRLTKSTLLLIPLFGTHYMLFNFLPDYFSVNLRLCIELCMGSFQGLIVAVLYCFLNHEVQKEVGIHWLRWQERSYGVVTRAARGSQMDTPL, from the exons ATGTCCTGTCTCCACCTTAGAGGGATTttcctctctttgtgtttgccttCAGCT GCTTTGTCAAGCCTGCACCCTGAATGTGAGTTGATCtttcagctggaggaagaggagcgtggCTGCCTTCAGTACATTGCAGAACAACGAAACGGAAGCACGGaag GCTGCCTGCCTTTCTGGGATGCAGTTGTCTGTTGGCCTCACGGAGACTTTGGAGAGACGGTCCAGAGAGCTTGTCCTGCAGTCTTCTCCCTCTTCAAAAACAACACAG GTTCAGTGAGCCGTAATTGCACCAACGGAGGATGGTCCCGGCTGTCGCTACCGTACCACATTGCCTGCAGTGTAGATGATGACATTCCCGAG ACGGAGCGATCATACTTGGCCACAGTGAAGGTGATCTACACCATTGGCTACAGCCTCTCTCTGGCGGTGCTGGCTGTTGCTGTGTTGATTCTGTTGCTCTTCAG GAGGCTACATTGTGCCAGGAACTTCATTCACGTTCAGCTCTTCACCTCCTTTATCCTGAAAGCTGTTGCTGTATTCATAAAGGATACTACTCTGTTCTCAAGTGACAACACCGACCACTGCACCCTCTCCACT TCCGCTTGTAAGGCCTCCGTGGTCTTCTGTCACTACTGTGTAATGGCAAATTTTTTCTGGCTTCTGGTGGAGGCACTCTACCTCAATTCCCTACTTCGTTCATCCTTCTATCACAGTCAACGATGCCTCTGGGGCTACCGCCTGCTTGGATGGG GTGTGCCAGTGGTCTTCATCATCCTATGGATTGGATCCAGGGTGTACTTTGAGGACACAGA GTGTTGGGACATAAACGAGGACTCTCCCTATTGGTGGATCATCAAAGGACCAATTGTGGTGTCTATAGCA GCAAATTTTCTGCTCTTCGTGAACATCATCAGAATCCTGATACAGAAGCTCAATCCTCGGCTGATCCAATTCAACAACAATTCTTCTCAGTACCG ACGCCTGACGAAGtccaccctcctcctcatccctttGTTTGGTACTCATTATATGCTCTTCAATTTTCTGCCCGACTACTTCAGTGTCAACCTGCGCCTCTGTATCGAGCTCTGCATGGGATCTTTCCAG GGGCTCATTGTTGCTGTTCTATATTGCTTTCTGAACCACGAG GTCCAGAAAGAAGTCGGCATCCATTGGCTGAGGTGGCAGGAGAGGAGCTATGGCGTGGTGACGCGTGCAGCAAGGGGCAGCCAGATGGACACGCCGCTCTAG
- the si:ch211-221n20.8 gene encoding multiple epidermal growth factor-like domains protein 6: MTHIWIPPAALLVALSVVDLINIPEKNESEVLKHIDRTLISNQTQIPDATGSLEETTPSHRPTAWNQVLLENETDCGCSFGMKSEVIFISSSFSLTDVDECDGGRPGPCGLHAKCTNSPGSFSCSCLRGYLMAAGGCQDIDECALAAVTGLQACPGAAECRNSPGSFTCSCPSGYVVALNEQRCVDIDECSFEELCRRELGNVCVNTPGRFVCQCQPGFRTEALACVDVDECAADASVCDGQRECENTVGSYKCVCRLGYRGNGTHCDDENECLSGGHGCDPNARCGNIIGSYFCQCYQGFNGDGHSCFDVDECALNNGNCEHNCSNELGGYRCLCVSGYQLDKDGHHCTDIDECSVRNGSCEHICINTEGSFRCSCSPGYQLHIDGLTCVDIDECKLQNGGCSHACSNSPGGHFCHCPPPLLLDTDELTCSNVTSCKLRNGGCDHICIVNSEGQVQCRCREGWRLGEDLRSCVDLNECADFTNGGCEQLCVNRPGGFNCTCRDGYRGRMDDLTKCRPVCDPPCYNYGNCVAPNSCDCPPGYPGLGCSAICSPRCAHGGICMRWNKCLCPPGWTGAGCHTAVCERACANGGRCVGPDTCQCPSDYTGPQCLMPFCTPACQNGGRCVDVNKCTCANGWQGARCQIEPVQCQESCRNGGVCVGLNRCRCSQGFTGSSCETAVTTPCVPPCQHGATCSPHNTCACPEGTAGLRCERLTCPVVTTGVSMARSVRKAVRESYVDRCGPLGVQLCTKYRINQARVYLQAYRVGYKIHCPEKKGRIV; this comes from the exons ATGACTCATATCTGGATTCCCCCGGCAGCCCTGCTGGTCGCTTTGTCTGTTGTCGATCTTATCAACATCCCTGAGAAAAATGAAAGTGAAGTTCTGAAACACATAGACAGGACGCTCATCAGCAACCAG ACCCAGATCCCTGATGCCACTGGAAGTCTTGAAGAAACGACTCCAAGCCACAGACCTACTGCAT GGAATCAGGTGCTGCTAGAGAATGAGACAGACTGTGGCTGTTCCTTTGGTATGAAG AGTGAAGTCATTTTCATCTCatcttctttctctctgacaGATGTTGATGAGTGTGATGGAGGCAGGCCGGGACCATGCGGTCTCCATGCCAAATGCACTAATAGCCCTGGCTCATTCTCATGTAGCTGTCTCCGTGGTTACCTAATGGCTGCTGGAGGGTGTCAGG ATATAGACGAGTGCGCTCTGGCTGCAGTGACAGGATTGCAGGCTTGTCCAGGTGCGGCTGAATGCCGAAACAGCCCTGGATCCTTCACCTGCTCCTGTCCTTCAGGATATGTGGTGGCTTTAAATGAGCAACGCTGTGTAG ATATAGATGAATGCAGTTTCGAGGAGCTCTGTCGCCGTGAGCTGGGAAATGTGTGCGTCAACACTCCGGGGCGCTTTGTGTGCCAGTGCCAGCCTGGCTTCAGAACAGAGGCCCTTGCCTGTGTTG ATGTGGATGAATGCGCAGCGGATGCTTCCGTGTGTGATGGTCAGCGTGAATGTGAGAACACCGTTGGGTCCTACAAGTGCGTTTGCCGGCTGGGTTACCGGGGAAACGGCACACACTGTGATG ATGAAAACGAGTGTCTGTCAGGTGGTCATGGGTGTGACCCCAATGCTCGATGTGGCAATATCATCGGCTCGTATTTCTGCCAGTGCTATCAGGGCTTCAATGGAGATGGTCACTCTTGTTTCG ATGTTGATGAGTGTGCTCTGAACAATGGCAACTGTGAACACAACTGCTCCAACGAGTTGGGAGGGTACCGCTGTCTATGTGTCTCAGGCTACCAGCTAGACAAGGACGGACACCACTGCACCG atataGATGAATGCTCGGTGCGGAATGGGAGCTGTGAGCACATTTGCATCAACACTGAGGGATCTTTCCGATGCTCCTGCAGCCCAGGCTACCAGCTGCACATCGATggcctcacctgtgtgg ACATTGATGAATGTAAACTGCAGAATGGTGGCTGCTCTCACGCGTGTAGCAACTCTCCAGGAGGACACTTTTGCCactgccctcctcctctgctgctcgaCACAGACGAGCTCACCTGCAGCA ATGTCACATCTTGCAAGCTCAGAAATGGTGGTTGTGATCACATCTGCATTGTGAATTCTGAAGGCCAGGTCCAGTGCAGATGTCGAGAGGGCTGGCGGTTAGGTGAAGACCTGAGAAGCTGTGTGG ATCTGAACGAATGTGCGGACTTCACAAACGGAGGCTGTGAGCAGCTCTGCGTGAACCGTCCCGGTGGGTTCAACTGCACCTGCAGGGATGGGTATAGAGGACGAATGGATGACCTCACCAAGTGCCGGC CTGTCTGTGACCCACCCTGTTACAACTATGGAAACTGTGTGGCACCAAATAGCTGCGATTGTCCTCCTGGATACCCGGGGCTTGGATGCTCAG CCATTTGCTCCCCACGCTGCGCCCATGGAGGGATCTGTATGCGCTGGAACAAGTGTCTGTGTCCACCTGGCTGGACTGGAGCAGGCTGCCACACAG CGGTGTGTGAGCGGGCCTGCGCTAATGGCGGCCGCTGCGTCGGGCCGGATACCTGCCAGTGTCCGTCTGACTACACCGGCCCCCAGTGCCTCATGC CCTTTTGCACTCCTGCCTGTCAGAACGGGGGGAGATGTGTGGATGTCAACAAATGCACATGTGCTAATGGATGGCAAGGAGCTCGTTGCCAGATAG AGCCTGTTCAGTGTCAGGAATCCTGCAGGAatggtggagtgtgtgtgggcCTCAACAGGTGTCGCTGTTCCCAAGGATTTACTGGAAGCTCATGTGAAACTG CTGTGACCACCCCCTGTGTGCCGCCCTGCCAGCATGGGGCTACCTGCAGTCCTCACAACACCTGCGCCTGTCCAGAAGGCACAGCAGGCCTGCGCTGTGAGAGACT GACGTGTCCTGTGGTCACCACGGGGGTTAGCATGGCTCGCTCTGTAAGAAAGGCGGTGAGGGAGAGTTATGTAGATCGCTGTGGACCCCTGGGCGTTCAGCTTTGCACCAAATACAG GATAAACCAAGCACGAGTGTATCTGCAGGCCTACAGGGTGGGCTACAAAATCCATTGTCCAGAGAAGAAGGGCAGAATTGTGTaa